The Anabaena sp. WA102 genome contains a region encoding:
- a CDS encoding GNAT family N-acetyltransferase, translating into MTNLIIRFAQPSDSHTLFALIQGLAKYEKLSDAVIGNAEALKDHLFGSPKYVYAILAESQGQAVGFAIFFHNYSTFLTKPGLYLEDIFVLPEYRRQGIGKALLAKVAQIALERDCGRLEWSVLDWNVSAQAFYRNMGADILDDWRICRVTEKDIPQLANQK; encoded by the coding sequence ATGACTAATTTAATTATCCGTTTTGCCCAACCCAGTGATTCTCATACCCTATTTGCATTAATTCAAGGACTTGCAAAATATGAAAAACTATCCGATGCTGTGATTGGTAATGCTGAAGCCCTCAAAGATCATTTATTTGGTTCGCCAAAATATGTATACGCAATCTTAGCTGAATCTCAAGGTCAAGCTGTAGGTTTTGCTATATTTTTTCATAATTATTCAACATTTCTCACCAAGCCGGGACTTTACCTCGAAGATATCTTTGTTTTGCCAGAATATCGCCGCCAAGGTATTGGTAAAGCACTTTTGGCAAAGGTAGCTCAAATAGCCCTAGAAAGGGATTGTGGGCGCTTAGAGTGGAGCGTTTTAGATTGGAATGTGTCAGCCCAAGCATTTTACCGGAACATGGGCGCAGATATTTTAGATGATTGGCGGATTTGTCGTGTAACTGAAAAGGATATTCCCCAATTAGCAAATCAAAAATGA
- the priA gene encoding primosomal protein N' → MYSISVNSSVITVSEPGGLYQSQTKLSQWVEVLVDCPGCSDLFTYKIPEQLEIKPGDILSVPFGATQVGAIAIRLLTQPNLDIPLEKIREVEDVVSEGFFPAGYWILLNRVAAYYYTPLIQVIRVALPPGLLGRSQRRLRLTPLGRENLSIYISPTAQQVITLLQKTPTADYSYHYIQQKVKAAYRGIRELIRLGLAENYLEPPRLTQPKLQKAVTLLDNHDDDLTTRQKEIVEVLRRQGGEMWQSELLQLCATSTSTLKALVDKGYIVIEDREILRQEQGPTVAGDWAKSLTPAQNNALETINSLTGFTQVLLHGVTGSGKTEVYLQAISPLLAQGKSALVLVPEIGLTPQLTDRFRARFGNKVHVYHSALSDGERYDTWRQMLTGEPQIIIGTRSAIFAPLPNLGLIILDEEHDSSFKQDSPIPTYHARTVAQWRAELEHCPLILGSATPSLESWVSRNHQYLSLPERINSRPLPPVEIVDMRQELKEGNRSIFSRKLQNALQQLEERQQQGILFIHRRGHSTFVSCRSCGYVLECPHCDVSLAYHHVEAGAPELLRCHYCNYGRLHPPHCPECSSPYLKFFGSGTQRVAQELTKQFPNLKIIRFDSDTTTKKGSHRELLTRFANGEAHLLVGTQMLTKGLDLPQVTLVGVVAADGLLHLSDYRANERTFQTLTQVAGRAGRGDDPGRVIVQTYTPEHPIIEAVQKHDYQSFCDAELAQRQALNYPPYGRLILLRLSSLDPIQVQNTAQIIATFLNDKEGFEILGPAPASILRVANRYRWQILLKFAPDALPNLPDWPEVRSLIHSSVSLTIDVDPINIM, encoded by the coding sequence ATGTATAGTATTAGCGTAAATTCATCGGTTATAACCGTATCTGAACCAGGAGGATTATATCAATCTCAAACAAAGTTGTCTCAATGGGTTGAAGTGCTTGTAGATTGTCCAGGATGTTCAGATTTATTTACCTATAAAATACCGGAACAGTTAGAAATCAAACCAGGGGATATTTTAAGTGTTCCTTTTGGTGCAACACAGGTAGGTGCGATCGCTATTCGCTTATTAACTCAACCTAATCTAGATATTCCCTTAGAAAAAATTCGAGAAGTTGAAGATGTGGTTAGTGAAGGGTTTTTTCCTGCTGGCTATTGGATATTACTTAACCGAGTTGCAGCTTATTACTATACACCTCTAATTCAAGTTATTCGCGTCGCATTACCACCAGGATTATTAGGAAGATCACAACGTCGTCTGCGGTTAACTCCCTTGGGTAGAGAAAATCTTTCTATTTACATTAGCCCTACAGCCCAGCAAGTAATCACACTTTTACAAAAAACGCCGACAGCAGACTACAGTTATCACTACATTCAACAAAAAGTTAAAGCTGCATATCGAGGTATTCGGGAATTAATTCGTTTGGGATTAGCAGAAAACTATTTAGAACCGCCACGACTAACCCAACCTAAATTACAAAAAGCTGTCACACTTTTGGATAATCATGATGACGATTTAACAACCCGTCAAAAAGAAATTGTGGAAGTTTTACGCCGACAAGGCGGGGAAATGTGGCAAAGTGAATTATTGCAACTTTGCGCTACTAGCACGTCTACGCTGAAAGCCTTAGTAGATAAAGGCTATATAGTCATTGAAGACAGAGAAATATTACGCCAAGAACAAGGACCAACAGTAGCCGGAGATTGGGCTAAATCCTTAACACCAGCCCAAAATAACGCCCTAGAAACGATTAATTCTTTAACTGGATTTACTCAAGTATTGTTACATGGGGTGACAGGTTCAGGAAAAACAGAAGTATATTTACAAGCCATATCACCTTTACTCGCACAAGGAAAATCCGCCCTTGTTTTAGTTCCCGAAATCGGACTCACCCCCCAACTCACGGACAGATTCCGCGCCAGATTTGGAAACAAAGTCCACGTTTATCACAGCGCCCTTTCCGACGGTGAACGTTACGACACTTGGCGACAAATGCTCACAGGAGAGCCACAAATCATCATTGGGACTCGCAGTGCCATTTTCGCCCCTTTGCCCAATTTAGGCTTAATTATCCTGGACGAAGAACACGATAGCAGCTTTAAACAAGATTCCCCCATTCCTACTTACCACGCCCGCACTGTCGCTCAATGGCGAGCCGAATTAGAACATTGTCCCCTTATTTTAGGTTCAGCAACTCCTTCTTTAGAAAGTTGGGTGAGTAGAAATCATCAATATTTATCGTTACCAGAACGGATTAACTCCCGGCCATTACCACCTGTGGAAATTGTGGATATGCGTCAAGAGTTAAAAGAGGGAAATCGGTCTATTTTTAGTAGAAAGTTGCAAAATGCACTGCAACAATTGGAAGAAAGACAACAACAGGGAATATTATTTATTCACCGACGGGGACATAGTACCTTTGTCTCTTGTCGCAGTTGTGGTTATGTGTTGGAATGTCCCCATTGTGATGTTTCTCTAGCTTATCATCATGTGGAAGCGGGAGCGCCAGAATTATTGCGCTGTCATTATTGTAATTATGGGCGTTTACATCCTCCCCATTGTCCTGAATGTAGTTCCCCTTATTTGAAATTTTTCGGTAGCGGTACTCAACGGGTAGCACAGGAATTAACTAAACAATTTCCCAATTTGAAAATAATTCGCTTTGATAGCGATACAACTACAAAGAAAGGTTCGCACCGTGAACTCCTAACTAGATTTGCTAACGGTGAAGCGCATTTATTAGTGGGAACACAAATGCTAACTAAAGGGTTAGATTTACCCCAAGTTACCCTTGTGGGTGTCGTCGCTGCGGATGGATTATTGCATTTATCTGATTATCGCGCCAATGAACGCACATTTCAAACTCTGACTCAAGTTGCAGGAAGGGCGGGAAGAGGGGATGATCCAGGTAGGGTAATTGTCCAAACCTATACCCCAGAACATCCGATTATTGAAGCGGTACAAAAACATGATTATCAATCTTTTTGTGATGCAGAGTTAGCACAAAGACAAGCTCTGAATTATCCTCCCTATGGGAGATTAATTTTATTGCGGTTAAGTAGTTTAGATCCGATTCAAGTCCAAAATACAGCCCAAATCATTGCTACATTTTTAAACGATAAGGAAGGGTTTGAGATATTAGGACCCGCACCTGCTAGTATTTTACGAGTAGCTAACCGTTATCGCTGGCAAATATTACTCAAGTTTGCTCCTGATGCTTTACCTAATTTACCAGATTGGCCAGAAGTGCGATCGCTCATCCACTCTTCTGTTAGTCTAACAATTGATGTAGATCCCATTAATATCATGTAA
- the fabD gene encoding ACP S-malonyltransferase — translation MTKTAWVFPGQGSQALGMGIDLLTLPSAKEKFIQAEEILGWSVIDICQSDIDTLSRTLYTQPSLYVIESIIADILREKGQQPDVVTGHSLGEYIALYVAGVFEWSAGLHLVKRRAELMDSAAGGMMAALMNFDREELEKVISATPDVVLANDNSPLQVVISGTPDAVQTVISQVKAKRAIPLKVSGAFHSHLMKAAAMEFQEVLDSVIFQSANVPVSSNVDPIPAVAAETLKQRLSQQMTGSVRWREICLQLVEDGIEKVVEIGPGNVLTGLVKRTAPSLILQNIRNAAELPE, via the coding sequence ATGACTAAAACTGCATGGGTGTTTCCCGGACAAGGTTCTCAAGCATTGGGAATGGGAATAGACTTGTTAACTCTACCATCTGCCAAAGAAAAATTTATTCAAGCTGAGGAAATTTTGGGTTGGTCTGTAATAGATATATGTCAAAGTGATATTGACACCTTATCAAGAACACTTTATACCCAGCCTAGTTTATATGTAATCGAAAGTATTATTGCTGATATTTTGCGGGAAAAAGGACAGCAACCAGACGTAGTTACAGGTCATAGTTTAGGCGAATATATAGCCCTTTATGTCGCTGGTGTCTTTGAATGGTCGGCTGGATTACACTTGGTAAAACGACGGGCAGAATTAATGGATAGTGCTGCTGGGGGAATGATGGCAGCATTAATGAACTTTGACCGAGAAGAATTAGAAAAAGTTATTAGCGCCACACCTGATGTAGTTTTAGCAAATGATAACAGTCCTCTCCAAGTTGTTATTTCTGGAACTCCAGACGCTGTACAGACTGTCATTTCACAAGTTAAAGCTAAACGGGCCATCCCCTTAAAGGTTTCGGGTGCATTTCATTCCCATTTAATGAAAGCAGCCGCAATGGAATTTCAAGAAGTTCTGGATTCAGTGATTTTTCAGTCAGCAAATGTTCCAGTTTCATCTAATGTAGATCCAATTCCAGCAGTGGCAGCGGAAACTTTAAAACAGCGTCTTTCCCAACAAATGACTGGTTCTGTCCGCTGGCGAGAAATTTGTTTGCAATTAGTAGAAGATGGCATTGAGAAAGTTGTAGAAATTGGTCCTGGAAACGTATTAACTGGGTTAGTTAAACGAACTGCACCTAGTTTAATTTTACAAAATATTCGTAATGCTGCTGAGTTACCTGAATAG
- a CDS encoding RpoD/SigA family RNA polymerase sigma factor: MYQTKQPSLKETMNLAELGTMEILENITDHEEPTIESLDQVVYEDTAIVENLESEERNGDDMAAARPSGYNKTENDDAVGAFFKEMARYPLLKPDEEVELARRVRFLEEVKELQAALELELGAHPSKVQVASQLEITEKQLESRLYQGRVAKRKMIRSNLRLVVSIAKRYLNRGVPFLDLIQEGAMGLNRASEKFDPDKGYKFSTYAYWWIRQAITRAIANDARTIRLPIHIVEKLNKLKKAQRELKQKLSRNPTEAEMAESLEITVHQLRQLQQLRRQALSLNHRVGKEEDTELMDLLEDEDNQSPEAKMNENMMRQEIWEVLGDVLTPREKDVISLRYGLTSSEPCTLEEVGNMFNLSRERVRQIQSKAMRKLRRPHIAKRLKGWLV, translated from the coding sequence ATGTACCAAACAAAGCAACCATCCCTAAAGGAAACTATGAATCTTGCTGAATTGGGAACAATGGAAATACTAGAGAATATTACTGATCATGAAGAACCAACAATTGAGAGTTTAGATCAAGTAGTATATGAAGATACTGCAATTGTCGAAAACTTGGAATCAGAAGAACGCAATGGCGATGACATGGCCGCAGCCCGTCCTTCGGGATATAATAAAACCGAAAATGATGATGCTGTAGGCGCATTTTTTAAGGAAATGGCACGTTATCCACTACTCAAACCTGATGAAGAAGTGGAATTAGCCAGACGAGTGAGATTTTTGGAAGAAGTCAAAGAATTGCAAGCAGCATTGGAATTGGAACTAGGAGCGCACCCTAGTAAGGTTCAGGTGGCTTCGCAGTTGGAGATTACAGAAAAACAACTGGAAAGCCGCTTGTATCAAGGTAGAGTCGCCAAGCGAAAAATGATTCGCTCCAATCTCCGGTTAGTTGTATCTATTGCTAAACGATATTTAAATCGTGGTGTCCCTTTTCTCGATTTGATTCAGGAAGGAGCAATGGGTTTAAACCGCGCTTCTGAAAAATTTGATCCCGATAAAGGATATAAGTTTTCTACTTATGCTTATTGGTGGATTAGACAAGCAATTACCAGAGCGATCGCTAATGATGCCCGAACTATTCGCTTACCAATCCATATTGTTGAGAAACTTAATAAACTAAAAAAAGCACAACGGGAACTTAAACAAAAACTCTCTCGTAACCCAACGGAAGCCGAAATGGCTGAATCTTTGGAAATTACGGTTCACCAACTGCGTCAACTTCAACAACTTCGACGACAAGCACTTTCCCTTAACCACCGTGTCGGTAAAGAAGAAGACACAGAATTAATGGACTTGCTAGAAGATGAAGATAACCAGTCTCCCGAAGCAAAAATGAACGAAAACATGATGCGTCAGGAAATTTGGGAAGTTCTAGGAGACGTACTTACCCCCAGGGAAAAAGATGTCATTTCCCTCCGCTATGGACTCACCAGCAGCGAACCCTGCACCCTAGAAGAGGTAGGTAATATGTTTAACCTTTCCCGTGAACGAGTTCGCCAAATCCAAAGTAAAGCCATGCGAAAGTTACGTCGCCCCCACATAGCCAAACGGTTAAAAGGCTGGTTGGTTTAA
- a CDS encoding energy transducer TonB — protein sequence MSLSGITIEQREKEAEALKTFLIFSFIGSLALHTGLLALAINKFFFKVPEVTNEPIEVTILETLPQKIIQPPVEIKSLAKINSGGGNEGGEVSIPTKTTISKIKSSVAPVSTQPQPKTTNNLISKQSPILTPPKSAIIPNSLKNNSIENTTPEPTIATIPTETKPIQKLDETSNTLASTEPQAETKPTEIPLLKSEIQPNISSNNIPSNSTTSIPVSQNRNILNNLGNHRWRNILGKDSGNGVGNNSGNGVGNSSGNGVGNSSGNGVGNSSGNGVGNTAKPENTPVATAPNPPTENSSKLNRADCLQCQIKYPERARRRGAEGNPEVAIDTDNKGNVTRVRLIRSSGDSELDEAAQKAAQEWKLTPTEAGREGVRASVNFAIKGSQRHRKLQERQIEKQREAINKKPEQEAAASTSIESRQRNRRKTNVIITDIPSENITRQRQESAPSKSKPVSLPRQSIEPEQPKQTEESPARRRSVQPVKSDTSSQSDEGRTERIQKSQRRLTEVLRRRQKSADSPPAESPAPLEPATTSPTESKSQ from the coding sequence ATGAGTTTATCAGGCATTACTATAGAACAGCGCGAAAAAGAGGCTGAAGCCTTAAAGACTTTCCTGATCTTTAGTTTTATTGGCTCACTAGCATTACATACTGGACTATTAGCTTTAGCTATTAATAAGTTTTTCTTCAAAGTACCTGAAGTTACAAATGAACCAATTGAAGTAACAATTTTGGAAACTCTCCCTCAGAAAATAATCCAACCACCAGTAGAGATCAAATCCCTAGCAAAAATAAATTCTGGTGGTGGAAATGAAGGCGGCGAAGTTTCTATACCAACAAAAACAACCATTAGTAAAATCAAGTCTTCTGTTGCCCCTGTAAGCACACAGCCTCAACCAAAAACCACTAATAACCTGATTAGTAAACAATCCCCAATACTCACGCCTCCTAAAAGTGCAATCATCCCAAATTCTCTAAAAAATAACTCTATAGAAAATACAACTCCTGAACCGACAATAGCAACAATCCCAACAGAAACCAAACCAATCCAAAAATTAGATGAAACTTCAAATACCCTAGCGTCTACTGAACCTCAAGCGGAAACAAAACCTACGGAAATCCCATTATTAAAGTCAGAAATTCAACCTAATATTAGTTCTAATAATATCCCCAGCAACTCTACAACCTCTATACCAGTTTCGCAGAATAGAAATATTTTAAATAATTTAGGTAATCATCGCTGGAGAAATATTTTAGGTAAAGATTCCGGTAATGGTGTGGGAAACAATTCTGGTAATGGGGTGGGAAACAGTTCTGGTAATGGTGTAGGAAACAGTTCTGGTAATGGTGTGGGAAACAGTTCTGGTAATGGTGTGGGAAACACAGCCAAGCCAGAGAATACACCAGTAGCTACCGCGCCCAATCCTCCCACCGAAAACAGTTCTAAATTGAATCGTGCGGATTGTCTACAGTGTCAAATTAAGTATCCAGAGAGAGCCAGACGGCGAGGTGCAGAAGGAAATCCAGAAGTTGCTATTGACACGGATAATAAAGGTAATGTTACGAGAGTGCGGTTAATCCGTTCCAGTGGTGATAGTGAACTAGATGAAGCTGCTCAAAAAGCTGCTCAAGAGTGGAAATTAACGCCCACAGAAGCAGGAAGAGAAGGAGTAAGAGCCTCGGTTAACTTTGCTATTAAAGGATCACAGCGTCACCGTAAACTTCAAGAACGCCAAATAGAAAAACAGCGAGAAGCCATTAATAAAAAACCGGAACAAGAAGCTGCTGCTTCCACTTCGATAGAATCACGTCAACGCAATCGCAGAAAAACGAATGTTATTATTACCGATATTCCATCCGAAAATATAACTAGACAGAGACAAGAATCTGCACCCTCCAAAAGTAAACCAGTTTCACTACCCCGTCAGTCTATTGAACCTGAACAACCCAAGCAAACAGAAGAATCTCCAGCCCGTCGCCGTTCAGTTCAGCCCGTAAAATCTGACACGAGTAGTCAATCGGACGAAGGTAGAACCGAAAGAATACAAAAAAGTCAGAGACGCTTAACAGAAGTCCTCCGTCGTCGTCAAAAGTCTGCTGATTCACCACCAGCAGAATCTCCCGCACCACTAGAACCTGCGACTACATCACCAACTGAGTCTAAAAGTCAATAG
- the petJ gene encoding cytochrome c6 PetJ, with product MKNIVSVLLIGIAIFTFAFSSPALAADAASGAALFKANCAQCHVGGGNLVNRAKTLKKEALEKYGMYSAEKIIAQVTKGQGAMPAFGNKLKVDQIENVAAYVLEQADNGWKK from the coding sequence ATGAAAAATATCGTCTCAGTATTATTAATAGGCATAGCCATCTTCACCTTTGCCTTCAGTAGCCCCGCTTTGGCTGCTGACGCTGCTAGTGGCGCTGCATTATTTAAGGCTAATTGCGCTCAGTGTCACGTTGGGGGCGGAAATTTAGTTAATCGAGCTAAAACCTTGAAGAAAGAGGCTTTAGAAAAGTACGGTATGTACTCGGCTGAAAAAATTATTGCTCAAGTTACTAAAGGTCAAGGTGCAATGCCAGCCTTTGGTAATAAATTAAAAGTAGATCAAATAGAAAATGTAGCTGCTTATGTACTAGAACAAGCTGATAATGGCTGGAAAAAGTAA
- a CDS encoding beta-ketoacyl-ACP synthase III, with translation MQNFFNGGIAITGSGSAVPATCLHNQELTQLVETSDEWIASRTGIRQRRLALPPDSLTSLATAASRQAITAAGITAADIDLILLATSTPDDLFGSACRVQGELGATKAVAFDLTAACSGFVFGLVTAAQYLRTGVYQNVLLIGADILSRWVDWQDRRSCVLFGDGAGAVVLQANKSDRLLGFCLKSDGSQNNCLNLAYNASSTELAPDIHVSTGKYHPITMNGKEVYRFAVQKVPEVIDKALFAANLKVENIDWLVLHQANQRIINSVAERLEIPKHKIISNVADYGNTSAASIPLALDEAVRAGKIKPNDIIATSGFGAGLSWGAAIFQWGR, from the coding sequence GTGCAAAATTTTTTTAACGGTGGTATAGCAATTACAGGCAGTGGTTCAGCAGTCCCAGCAACTTGTTTACACAACCAAGAATTAACTCAACTGGTAGAAACATCAGATGAGTGGATTGCCTCAAGAACAGGAATTCGTCAAAGACGGTTAGCATTGCCCCCTGACTCACTGACATCATTAGCCACTGCGGCTAGTCGGCAGGCTATTACTGCCGCCGGGATCACAGCAGCAGACATAGATTTAATTTTATTAGCCACATCCACTCCTGATGACCTGTTTGGAAGTGCTTGCCGTGTTCAAGGTGAATTAGGTGCTACCAAAGCAGTTGCCTTTGACTTAACTGCTGCCTGTTCTGGCTTTGTCTTTGGTTTAGTCACAGCCGCCCAATACCTCAGAACAGGTGTTTATCAAAATGTACTCTTAATTGGGGCTGATATCCTCTCTCGATGGGTAGATTGGCAAGATAGACGCAGTTGTGTGTTATTTGGTGATGGGGCTGGGGCGGTGGTATTACAGGCTAATAAAAGCGATCGCCTATTAGGATTTTGCCTCAAAAGCGACGGTTCTCAAAACAATTGTCTCAACCTAGCCTATAACGCCTCTAGCACAGAATTAGCGCCAGATATTCACGTATCTACAGGCAAATATCATCCTATTACCATGAACGGTAAAGAAGTCTACCGCTTCGCTGTGCAAAAAGTTCCAGAAGTGATAGACAAAGCCCTATTTGCAGCTAATCTCAAAGTTGAAAATATAGATTGGCTAGTATTACATCAAGCAAATCAAAGGATTATCAATTCCGTTGCTGAACGCTTAGAGATTCCCAAACATAAAATTATCAGCAATGTCGCCGACTATGGTAACACCTCCGCTGCATCTATCCCCCTGGCTTTAGATGAAGCAGTGCGAGCCGGGAAAATTAAACCTAATGATATCATTGCCACATCTGGTTTTGGTGCAGGTCTTTCCTGGGGGGCAGCCATTTTTCAATGGGGAAGATAG
- a CDS encoding DUF4351 domain-containing protein, with product MTRFIHDQFAKDYLEELLKPFGEVQAASQVAGEIREIDVLFTPFPNQTTNVELLGLLGKLATTPAIFEPFRNPAGTEEICDCLLKSLEVRGALRRAAKREQTNKTKIQIPKLWILTPTASRNIISGFSETTKPDSLPGIYYLAKSLHAAIVVIHQLPQTQETLWLRLLGRGTVQKRAIDELAALPLNQPYVKITLELLYNLQKNLKINQSSQTEDQELIMRLAPLYQQDRELAKQEGEQRLIIRLLNRRVGEIDSLLIQKVQQLSVEKLEELGEALLDFTSVTDLETWLKNYQ from the coding sequence ATGACCCGCTTTATACACGATCAATTCGCCAAGGACTACTTAGAAGAACTACTCAAACCATTCGGAGAAGTGCAAGCAGCCAGTCAAGTAGCTGGAGAAATCCGAGAAATAGACGTATTATTTACACCATTTCCCAACCAAACAACCAACGTAGAACTATTAGGATTATTAGGAAAATTAGCCACAACACCAGCTATTTTTGAGCCATTTCGCAATCCAGCAGGAACAGAAGAAATCTGTGATTGTCTGTTAAAATCATTAGAAGTCAGAGGTGCATTAAGAAGAGCAGCCAAACGCGAACAAACCAACAAAACAAAAATCCAAATTCCTAAATTGTGGATTCTCACCCCCACAGCCTCAAGAAACATCATATCAGGATTTAGCGAGACAACAAAACCAGATTCCTTACCCGGAATATACTATTTAGCAAAATCATTACACGCCGCAATTGTCGTCATTCATCAATTACCACAAACTCAAGAAACACTGTGGTTAAGACTTTTAGGTAGAGGTACAGTCCAAAAACGAGCAATTGATGAATTAGCTGCGTTACCATTAAATCAACCTTACGTCAAAATCACCTTAGAACTACTCTACAACCTCCAGAAAAACTTAAAAATCAATCAAAGTTCACAAACAGAAGATCAGGAGTTGATTATGCGATTAGCACCACTTTACCAACAAGACAGAGAACTTGCTAAACAAGAGGGAGAACAACGTCTAATTATCCGTCTCTTAAATCGCCGAGTTGGGGAAATTGATTCATTATTAATTCAAAAAGTCCAGCAATTATCTGTGGAGAAACTTGAAGAATTAGGAGAGGCTTTATTAGACTTTACTTCAGTTACAGATTTAGAAACTTGGCTGAAAAATTACCAATAA
- a CDS encoding fatty acid desaturase family protein, giving the protein MNTLEQKAWMTQAEYAKNLRPLLPTEAFLPDINKLWILLINLAIMILGWGIANHLDDWNWYFLWLYLPLALVMANSVIVLLFSTHNFLHSRTVTNPWLRQIISLLGFTMLWMPPTLWKAVHNREHHNKTNSLEDPDRNYLDNQPKNWGKWIQNAFVPSSEVNPILLFIGMSHAWGVHTFRNLTSVLLFNNGKSKYPVVAFTVSGKEQRAIAVELLMIIAIHATILSYLEFHPIKLLLSYFLPIWIGYAGLIFYIYTNHMLCRMTNVNDPLINSLSIRVPKLFDVLHLNFSYHTEHHIFPGINSDYAPMVQELLQTYYPERFNLLNAGKAWELMMETPRHYKNDHTFTDWSGNKFVNCPILGINLSDL; this is encoded by the coding sequence ATGAATACACTTGAACAAAAAGCTTGGATGACGCAAGCAGAGTATGCTAAAAATTTGCGTCCTTTACTGCCGACAGAAGCATTTTTACCTGATATCAATAAACTCTGGATTCTCTTAATTAATCTAGCAATTATGATTTTAGGTTGGGGAATTGCCAATCATCTTGATGACTGGAATTGGTATTTTCTTTGGCTGTATTTACCATTAGCATTAGTGATGGCTAATAGTGTGATTGTTTTGCTTTTTAGTACCCACAATTTCCTTCACAGCCGCACAGTTACGAATCCTTGGTTGAGACAAATAATTAGCTTATTGGGATTCACAATGTTATGGATGCCGCCAACTTTATGGAAAGCAGTACACAATCGAGAACATCATAATAAAACAAATTCTTTGGAAGATCCAGATCGTAATTATTTAGATAATCAACCTAAAAATTGGGGTAAATGGATTCAGAATGCTTTTGTGCCGTCATCTGAGGTAAATCCTATTTTATTGTTTATAGGAATGAGTCATGCTTGGGGCGTCCACACATTTCGGAATTTGACCTCAGTTTTATTATTCAATAATGGTAAGTCTAAGTATCCTGTAGTGGCTTTTACAGTTAGTGGGAAAGAACAACGGGCGATCGCTGTAGAATTACTCATGATTATCGCCATCCATGCCACCATCTTAAGTTACCTGGAGTTCCACCCCATTAAACTACTTCTTAGCTACTTCTTGCCTATTTGGATAGGCTATGCGGGGCTGATATTTTATATCTATACCAATCATATGTTGTGCCGCATGACCAATGTAAATGATCCTCTCATTAATAGTCTCTCTATTCGAGTTCCGAAACTATTTGATGTCTTACATTTAAACTTTTCTTACCATACAGAACATCACATTTTCCCCGGCATAAATTCAGATTATGCGCCAATGGTGCAAGAACTATTACAAACATATTACCCTGAAAGATTTAACTTATTAAATGCGGGAAAAGCCTGGGAATTAATGATGGAAACACCCAGACATTACAAAAATGATCATACTTTCACAGATTGGTCTGGAAATAAATTTGTAAACTGTCCAATCTTAGGGATAAATCTCAGCGATCTATAG